One Desulfocurvus vexinensis DSM 17965 genomic window, GGTCAACCGGGCAGTGTCGCCCTTCTGGCGCCATGCTCCACTGATGAACCCGGGCCGGAGCACTTCGTATTCAATCTGCTTGTGCATCGGTATCCTCCGTTTAAACGCCGTTATTCCGGTTGTTGCGTCGTATGTCCCGTCTCGGGATGCACGTGGGAGACGAGTGAAATGCCGCTGCCCACCACATCGGCATCGGAGGTCACGTCGCGTACCACATGCAGCGCGCCATTGAGCACGGCGTTGCCGCCATTGGCTCCGCCGCCCTGGATCACCGGACCGTCCAAGATGATACTGCCCGACAGCAGGATCTGCGGTGCGGTGATGTCCACTCGCTCCCCCGCGTCGGCAGAAACTTTCCGCCCTGCCTGCACGGTGGCATCGCGCGAAACCTCCAGCGCCGCATCGCCGGGGACCAGAGCGTGCAGCCGGTGCGCCTCACAGTCGTATTCGATGACTGCGCCGTCGGGGTAGACGTCGCGTCGGATGTTGGGATTGTCCGCCGGAGCCGCCGCTGCTGACTGGCCCAGGGCGGGCAGCACCACGCCCTGGGCCGGATCTCCCGAAGGGGACAGGAGCACGACCTGTTCCCCGACGCGCGGCGCCCACCAACTGCGGTCGGACATGGCCCGCTGCGTCAGCCACGGCCTCCAGCCGGTGAGCAGATCGCCGCTGCGCACGCGCACCAGGGCCGCCGTGTAGTCGGCCTCGGCCACGGTGCCGATGCGAATGAGGTTGTGCAGCAGCCGCTCCAACTCCGTGACCCTGTACTCAAGGTCGAGGTTACGCATCGCCATCCTCCCCGGTCACCAGGTCGTAGTCCGGCTCATGGTCCGCGCCGATCTCCGGCGAGAACCCGGCGTACAGCTCGGAGGGCATGGTGCCTTCGGCCCACAGGTCCGACCCCAGGCGCAGAGTCTGGCGCCAGGTCACTTCCCAGAGCTGGACGCGGCTTCCAGCTTTGCCGGAGTCGTAGAGGTTGCGGGCGGTGACGGCCTGGGCGCCGTGCGCGGCGTCGTGCCCGAAGGTCTGTCCGGGCAGCCAGACGCACAGCGCCTCCACCAAGTTGTTGGCAGCCTCCTCGCGCGGCAGACCCTTAGTGTCTCCGGTGACCACGGCCAAGCTGAACCGGCAGGCGATGTCCTTCAGGCCGCCCGAGACCTCGGTGACGCCGGATATCTCCCACAGAGCCACGCGCAGAGCGGGCGCGGCCTGGGACATGGCGCCCAGCTCGTCCAGGGTGAAGCGACCCCGGTGCGGCTTGGAGGACCGCACACCGGGGAACTGGGTTGCCAGGGCGGCAGCCGCCGTGGCCAGGAATTCGTTAAAGTTCATCGCGCCTCCAGGGCGGCGGTCATGAAGTCCTGGACGATGGCCAGGGTCGCCGCCTCGTCGTCGTCGTCGAAGCCGAGATAGGGCCTGGCCGGGATCTCCACCCGCCGGGCGAACACCATGCCGCCGCCTGCCTGGAAGACGAGGAAGCGACTGGTCTTGGGGACGATCTCCCCGCCCTCCTGGTGGATCAGGGCGTAGGGGAGGTTCGATCCCCACTCGACCCCGGCCCTGCCGGGATCGTGGGTGATGGAGTCGCTCAGGTGCCGGTCGCGGACGAGCGTCTGCCCGCCGGTCTCCCGCGCGCGCCGCGACGGGATCCAGCGGTTGCCGTCCGGGTCCACGCCCAGCTCGAAGCGCCGCGACGTGGAGGTCACCAGGCTCATGCCCACCTCGTCCATCAAGGGCGTGAGATCCTGGACCACGTCCAGCAGCCGCGCCAGGCTCCGCTTGGGCAGCATGTCCTCCAGGGCCAGCTCGAAGCTCGCGCCGCTCATCAGAAGCCCTCCAGCCCCCCGGGCCAGGGAGACGGGGGATTGTCGTACAGGATGTCCCCGCCCCCCTGACTGGGAGCCGCTTCGAGGTCGAGCTTCTGATCGCCGCGCGCCAGGCCGCGCAGCAGCTCGCGGGCCTGCTTGGCCCGCTTCTGGATGAGGTCGCCGTCCTCCGCCGCGTTCCTGGGGATCAGGCCCAGGGCCAGGTCGACGCAGGCTCGGACCAGCACCCCCGGCACGGTGGCCAGGGGCAGCCGGTAGCGCCCGCGCAGGGAGAGGTCCATCTCCTCGCTGGCGTCGGCCAGCGCCTGGGCCACGATCTCGGCGTCGTACGTCTCGCCGTCCTGGTCGGGAGCGAGGCTGTACAGGAGATCGTCGCCGTAGCGGTCTATGATGTCCTGGGCGGCGGCGTAAGGCATGGCGCTAATCCTTCTTCTTGTTGGTCTTGGCCGGGGCCTTGTCCGCGTCGGGCTCGGCTTCCTGGACGGCCTTCAGCGCCAGCAACGGCGCGGCCTGTTTGTCGGTCAGGGGAACCTCGGCCCCAGGCTGGTAGTTCTTGCCGTCGTGCTTGACGGTCACGTTGGCGATATAGGGCATGTTGCCTCCTAGATGGCGTTCTGGATGAGGAAGCCCGCCTGGGGCGCGGTCACCAGCTCGCGCACGGACTCACCGGCGCGCACGCGCTGGCCGCCGCGCAGGCCGATCTTCGAGTCGGGCTGGCTCCCGGCCACGGGCTTGCCGTAGGGCACGGTCAGGCCCCAGGTGATGCCGCGCTTGCTGGTGGCCATCTTGTCCCGGTAGTGCAGGGACACGTGCGCGCCCCAGGTGCGGACGAAGGTCGGATCCTGGCCCCGGCGGGCGTTGTTCACGAAGGACGTGCCCACGTGGATGGCCTCCAGCTCCAGGATGTCGGCGAGCTGCTTGCGGTTGATGGTCCCGGAGCCGTCGCCGTTGGGGTAGATGGCCTTGATG contains:
- a CDS encoding phage baseplate assembly protein V, translating into MRNLDLEYRVTELERLLHNLIRIGTVAEADYTAALVRVRSGDLLTGWRPWLTQRAMSDRSWWAPRVGEQVVLLSPSGDPAQGVVLPALGQSAAAAPADNPNIRRDVYPDGAVIEYDCEAHRLHALVPGDAALEVSRDATVQAGRKVSADAGERVDITAPQILLSGSIILDGPVIQGGGANGGNAVLNGALHVVRDVTSDADVVGSGISLVSHVHPETGHTTQQPE
- a CDS encoding phage virion morphogenesis protein produces the protein MSGASFELALEDMLPKRSLARLLDVVQDLTPLMDEVGMSLVTSTSRRFELGVDPDGNRWIPSRRARETGGQTLVRDRHLSDSITHDPGRAGVEWGSNLPYALIHQEGGEIVPKTSRFLVFQAGGGMVFARRVEIPARPYLGFDDDDEAATLAIVQDFMTAALEAR
- a CDS encoding gp436 family protein translates to MPYAAAQDIIDRYGDDLLYSLAPDQDGETYDAEIVAQALADASEEMDLSLRGRYRLPLATVPGVLVRACVDLALGLIPRNAAEDGDLIQKRAKQARELLRGLARGDQKLDLEAAPSQGGGDILYDNPPSPWPGGLEGF